Part of the Methylomonas rapida genome is shown below.
ACGCTAGTTTGTAAGGATAACCGGTTTTTCTCATTATGTTTGCAAATAGGCGTTCCAGTTTTAATTTTAATGTCTTTTTCTTTAAATACTCAAATTCCAGTAAGTCTTCGTCCCATGATGATGAGCAAATCATTAAGTTTGGGTCTTTGTCCATTTCTGAAATTAGATTGTAAATCACATTCTCATCCATAATCCATGTGTCGCCTTCTAAGTGTATAATATATTCTGGCGAAAATTTCTCCATAGCTAATTTAATCGATTCTTTTAATAAATCTAAGGCTCCGTGCTGCAAAGAAAGTGGTTTTCTATATAGATATGCATTTTCCAAGTATTCTTGATAGTTTGTGCTAGAGCAAGCGTGTATTATAGGCAATGGTTTTTTATAATTCAGTTTTATTATTTCTTGATTGATTCGTGCGCAGTCTATTCTGTTAAAGGTTGTCATGCAAACAACTGCTTTTTCTTTTTTCATGATGTAAAGTATAAATTTCTTATTAAGAAAAGTGTTTGAATGATTAAAATGTATTAGTTCTATTTTAAAGAATCCACTTGGGTGCAATACTAATTAATCGCAATTCATCTTGCAATGGGGTGTCATCGGTTTTTGCTAACACATTAAAATACTTCAGGCTTTCACCATGAAATACTACTCGTCCACGGTGGTCTATTAGGGCAAATCTGATCCCATAGGTACCCGGCACAAGAGGGTAATTAGGTATTATTTGGTGAATTTCATTCTTGCCTTCGTTATAAGTCTGAGTATGTCCTAACACGGCGCTAGACTCGCCGGTTAGATAAACGAAATCCGTAGTATGGGTGCCAATATGGAACTCTGGATTTTCGAGGGGTTTGTTCAGAGTGAAGCTTACCTTGATATGTAAGGAATCACCCTCGATTATTGATTCGGTTGATGTTCCGTGGCTGTCAAGAATGGAGACTTGAATATCCTGTATTTCACCCGATGAGATTATTCTAGCGGATTTGTTTTTAATCTTTTGATCGAAAATGGTTTGATTGCTTATTTGGTAAAAGCGATCGCAGGTCGAATGCGAGTCGCCGTCCTGGAGTATCGAGCCATGGCTAAGCAATATAACGCGTGAACACATTCGCTCAACTTGACGAATATTGTGACTTACCAATAAAACAGTTCTTCCTTGTCTTCGAATGAGTTCTTCCATTCGGTCAAAGCACTTGCGTTGAAATGCCAAATCACCTACCGCCAACACCTCGTCCACGATCAGGATGTCGGCTTCCATGCTGGTTGCAATGGAAAAACCAAGTTTAACGGTCATGCCTGAGCTGTACCGCTTTACGGGGGTGTCAATGAATTGTTCCAGTTCTGAAAACTCAATGATCTCATCAAGCTTTTGCCTAATGATTTTTTTAGGAATACCTAAAATTGCAGCATTTAAAAAAATATTTTCCCGTCCGGTTAATTCCGGATTTACACCAGCCCCGACTTCAATTAGCGGAGCGACACTGCCTCTGACGATTACTTTACCGCTAGTCGGTTTGCTGATATTGGCGAGATGCTTTAGCAATGTGCTTTTTCCAGCCCCGTTATGTCCTATTACGCCAACGACTTCTCCCTGTTCAATGGAAAAGCTGACATTATCCAGAGCTTTAAAACGTTCGCGTTTTTGGGTGGGTTGAAATGTAAGGCGTTTGACGGCATTAAAGGCGGTCTCTTTAAAGCTTTTTATATTACCAAGCTGGTATTCCTTGGTCAGATGGTTAACTTCTATAATTGGCATGATAACTATGGTAGTTGATCTTTAATTTCTAGCATTGAATGAGTTAGATTACATCCGCAAACCAACTTTCAGCGCGTTTAAAAAACCAATAACTGAAAGGCAAGATGCATAAGGTCAGAATTAAGCCAGGATAAAGCGCATGAAAATCGGGCATTATTCCTTTTATCAATGTTCTTTGAAATCCATCGATGATGCCAACTAATGGATTTAGAGTATATAAAGTATAGAGTTTCTCGGACCAAATGCCGGCTGCTTGCTCGACTAATAACTTCTTTTGTACCAAGCTTAACGGGTAAATTACGGGGGTGGCATACATCAGCAAGGACATTGCGATTGGAATGGCTTGGCCAATATCCCGATAATAAACATTCATTGCCGCGCCAAAAAAGCTGATAGTGAGCGCAACAACCATGGCATATAAAATAAAGGCCGGCAGCCATAGTGCATAGATACTGGGCATGACTTTGTAATAAAACATCATTGCGGCCAGAATGCCGAAGCTAATAAATAATTCGACAAGTTTCGTTACCATCGCTGTCAGTGGAAATACTTCCCTGGGAAAGTAAATTTTTTTAATCAATGAAGCGTTGGAGGTGACGCTGTTGACGCCTTCGGAAACGGATTCCTGAAAAAAAACCCAAGGCATTAATGCCGCAAAAGTAATCAGGGGGTAAGGAAAGTTATCAGTTTCAATGCCTACAAAACTCTTAACCAGCGTGAATACCAATGTCAGTAATACCGGTTTCAAAACAGCCCAAAGAATACCCAGATAAGCTTGTTTGTAGCGGACGACGATGTTTTTCCAGGTTAATGCGGCAATGAGTTCCCGGTATTTGTACAAATTGATTGCTATCTTAAACATGTCCTGTGGTCAAAGTTATTTTTTTAGTTTTCTAATTCTTTCAAGCTTTTTGTTAAGTGATTTTTTGTCAGGGTTATGCTCTAGCCCCATTTGAATATACTTTTCCGCCTCATCTAAGTCTTTTAGTTTGATGTATGTATCGGCAATTCCAAGATATGCTGGGTGAAATTTGTTGTTTTTAGAAATTGCGGTCTTGAAATCTAATATTGCTTCTTCGTAGTTTCCAATATCCTTTAGAAGGTTACCTCTTTCGGTGTGCAAAAAAGGTAATAATGCGTAATTTGGATTCTGCGAGTGCTTGATTGCGTATGTGGTTCCTTCGAGAAAATAACTCAAGCAAGCTTTCTTTTCTTTTTCTGGGTATTCATAGCATTTTGGGATTTTATGTTTCCCACTACAGTAATGATTTATAGATGTAAAGTCTTGTCCATATATTTTTTTCCAGTCTTTTGGTTTATGAATAATTCCAATTCCAGAGTTTCCTTCGCAGAATGGGGGTACCAATAACGCAGCGGCTATTGGATCAAAACTACCTTGAACCACGTATTCTGCCCAAGGTTCTTTTGGAAAAGCGGATTTGTTCAGGCCAAAGAATAATAACAAAGTTATCAATATTCCGATGAAGTTAGTTTTCATAGATCAATGATGACCTCTCTTACTAAATTTTGATAAATACCAGATTTAAACCTGCATTCACCTATAAAGTGGATGAATCTTGTTGTACCAGTCTTGATTTTAGTGCAGTCACAATACTTGGGATGGGGTAACACGGAGCTTTTATTGATATTAGCGACGACTATATTCGACATCACTTGCTCGCTACCCCAGTCGTGCCATTTTTTGCCGAGGATGTTTTCTATCTTTTGTGAAATTTCTACTACAAACGAGTCTGCAAATGAGTCTTTAGGAAAGCCTGTAAATCCGGCGCAGCCGCGCACATAATTTAAACTATCGACATTATCGATTTTATTAAAGTTTGCTTCGGCCAGCATTTGAACATGAGATTCCGGGGTTAATGTTACATTCTTTCTCACTCGTTCCGAACAAATATTCATTGGCTCTATGGTTTGGTTGTCCCATGTGCCGATGACAAAGGCCGTTTGAGTGGCGATTTGTTGTTTAACCTCAGGTATTTCAGACAAAGTCAATGTGTCGCTGTCCAATTGAATGACATAATACTCTTTTACATAATGGGCAATCGCCAGTAAGCGTTCCCAGCAACCGCCTTTAGGACAGGCGTTATTTGAGAATTCATTCGCATCCCTTATTTCAACTATGGGGATATGTTTTTTTAATGTTTCAAGGTCGTTTTGGGTTAGAGTTCCATCGTTTATGATGATGACTTTTCTAATGGCGACTTGCTTGGTGAATGATTTAATGGCAATTAAAAAAAGTAATACATCCTTATGTTGTAATAAGGTTAAAACCGCGATGGGTTCGTCGGTTTTTGCCAAAACAGGCGGGGTGCCATATATCTTTTTACAAGCGAATGAAAAGTTAAGTCTGTTTAACTTGTCTCTTAATTGATAGAACATGCTGTTTTTGCTAATAAATTGCGGTAGATTGCTTCTATGGCTTTGGTATGTGTCTCGACTGAGAAGGTTTGTAAGGCTTTTTTTCTGGCATTCTGACCTAATTGTTGCCTTAATGCATGGGATTCATGAAAGGCGAGGATTGATTGTGCAAGCGAGTCTGCGTCACCAGGGGTGAATAATAGGCCTGTTTCATGGTCGGTTATCATTTCACTGGCGCCACCGTGATTTGGCGCAATCAATGGCCGGCCCATGGTCATTGATTCAATGACGACTGTGCCCAGTGGTTCCGGACTAATTGAAGCAGATACTACGATATTCAAGCCATTATAGACCTGTTGCATTTCGTCTATATGACCAGTGAATTTTATTTTGTCCGATAGCCCTTCTCTGGCAACCCGTAATTTCAATTGCCGCTCATATTCTCCGCATTCTTCCGGGGTCCCCCCGATAATAATCATTTCTAAATTGATTATTTTATCTTTTAATATTTTAGCGGCATCAATAAATAGATTCTGACCTTTCCATGGAATCAAAAGACCTACTAAACCTACGGCAAATCCGCCATCAGGAATATTGAAGTGTTTCCGGAATTTTTGTCCATCCGCCTGTGTATCTAGTTTGTCTAACGCAATACCGTCATAAACAACGCTAATTTTTTCAGGTGGGATATTCAATTTTTGTTGCATGCTTTCGGCTACCCAGTTGGAAACCGAGATGAAATGATCGGGTAGGGAATAAGCCCAACGCATCAAGCGGGAACCTTTTTGGTCGCCTCTGACATGGCATACGCTTGGGATGCGAAGGCATTTGGCAACCAACAACGCGGCGCGGTTGCAAAGCGGCTCATTATTGGCATGAATCAAGTCTGCTTTGAAACGCCAGGCTGTCCATAGCAAGCGAAGGAAAAAGGGTAGAAAATTGCACGCATCATCCAGCCGGGCAAGGATTTGTTGGGAGGCGATGCGTAATAACGGCAATTTGTCTGGCCAAGTCTGGCTTGCTAGCCAAGTTTGCAAACCGACAATGTCGATAAGTCTATCGGGAATATGTTTCCAAATCGCTTCGCCGGCTATTTCTTCATATTGCGGGCTGGTGCGGCCGGTGACAACCATCGGCAAGTATTTGCTTCTGTCTAGGTTGCGAACTAAATGCCGAAGACAGATTATTGCTCCTCCATAGCCTATGCCGTTTTCGACAAAGATTATGCGCTTGGGATGGTTTTTTGATTCCATTGACATAGTTAGAGTTCTAGAGGCTCGTTCAGGATGCTCTCATAAGTTTAGTGATTTGTGAATTTTTGTTTTATCTCTCGAATCTTTTTTATTAGATGCAGGGGTAAAAAACAAGCAACCAAGTAAGCCAAGGATTTAGGGTTCAGTTGCTCTTTCAAGCTTTGCCGGAAGGCATGGCGCGCTTTGTTTTGGTCACCGTTTGCAAAGTACCAGTAACCCAATGTCCAGTAACTTTCGGCAACAATTTTATCCGGGTCGATGTTTTGCTCTAATAGTTGTGTTTTTGTATGCTTACGTATCGATGCCATGACTTTAGGCAGCTCTGCAAGCATGCGTTCTGTTGCGGTGGTCGCGCTTTCGCTATGCTTTCTGCGAAGTATCAAGGCATCCGTCACGCAAGCAATAGGATGATTTGCGGCGAATTTGGCCCACAATTCCAAATCTTCACCAAAACGAATATCTGAATTAAACAATCCGGCTTCTAGGGCTGTGCTACGTCTGAAAAAAGCCGAGCTAGTCGGCACGAAGTTCTTGTGTACTAGGGCTGCCAGGGCATTGGGTAAGGGCTGGCCCGATATTTTTTGTAAATCTTTTAAAAGATTATGTTTATCCAGGCTGGAAGGGGTAAGGGTGCTGCCATTCGTATCAATCTCCGCTTCGTCGCCAAAAATGAAATGCAAGGCGGGCGTTGTTTCCAGTGCTTTAAGTTGTTTCGATGTTTTTTCCGGTGTCCATTGATCATCGGCATCTAAAAGTGCAATCCAATCGCCGGTCGCCAATTCAATCCCTTTGTTCCTTGCAGCGGAAGGCCCTTGATTGACTTGTTTGTGGTAGATGATGTTGCCGGGCAAGGTGGCAACTATTTGCTCGGTATTATCGGTGGAACCATCGTCGATGATGATGATTTCATCAATCGGCGTGGTTTGTGCGTGAATGCTGTCGACTGCGGCCGAGATAAATTTTGCGCTGTTATACGCGGGGATGACGGCGCTAATTTTCATGACGTATCCAGAAGATGTTTGTTAAGGCTATGGTGTGATTATCACGATTCAAGTTTACAATGTTCGCATGGATTAGAGGAGTGAAGATGCCGAACATCATGAAAATCCCCGAGCATTGGCAAAAGCCCTTGTTGACTTTGGTTTTGGTTGCATTGGTTTGTATTGTGGCCTTTTATCATACTTGGGTCTCGATAGTCTCGATTTGGGAGCGGTCCGAAACCTTTACCCATGGATATCTGGTGATGCCAATCAGCTTATGGCTGATTTGGTTGCGCCGGGAAGATTATCGGCATTTGCATGCGTCTTTTAGTGGCTTGGCGCTAGTGTGTTTGCTTGGCTGCGGCTTTCTCTGGCTGGTGGCGGATCTAGTATCGGTGTTGATCATCCAGCAATGGGCGGCGGTGGGTGTTTTGGTCTGCGGTTTCTGGGCGGTTTTGGGGAACCGTGCGGCAGCGCAGATGTTATTTCCGTTGCTGTTTTTATTTTTGATGGTGCCGTTTGGCGAGGAATTCATTCCGTTTTTGATGGACTACACGGCGACTTTCGTGGTGACGCTGTTGCGGTTGACCGGTATCAGCGTTTATCGCGAAGGCACATTTTTCACGTTGACCTCGGGTCATTGGTCGGTCGTGGAAGGGTGTAGCGGCCTGCGGTATTTGATTGCCTCTTTTACCTTGGGAACCGTCTATGCCTATCTAAATTACAGCAGTTACAAAAAGCGCGCTGTTTTCATGCTGGCATCCTTCCTGGTGCCGATTTTGGCCAATGGTTTGCGCGCCTACATGATTGTGATGATTGGGCATTTAAGCGACATGAAATTGGCCACCGGCGTCGATCACATTATTTATGGCTGGGTATTTTTCGGCTTGGTCATGTTGTTACTGTTTTACTTGGGGTCGTTTTGGCAGGATTCCGCGCCGCAAGCCATGCAGGGACCTGAAGCTGAAACTGAAACGACCATGGCCATCTCGGGAGCTGGCAAGAGGTGGGGGGCTTTGCTTGCCCTTTTCATGGCGATCGCGGTTTGGCCAGTGCTGGCCGAGGAATTACATGCCCGGCAAGCCGTTCAAGCGGAAATTCCCATCGATGTGTCCGCGCGGCTGGAAGATGTTACGCCTAGTGTTCCCGATTGGGGCTGGGAGCCCAACTTCAAAGGCGTGAGAGCGAAGGCCGGCTATACGGTTCCAACAGCTGATTCCAGCGTTGCTATCTATATCGCTAATTTTGGCGATGAGTCGCAGGGAGGCGAATTGATCAATTCGCAAAATTATCTGGTGCCGCAGAAACATAAGGTCTGGCGCATGATCCATAACGCAAATACGACCGTTCATGGCCCGGATTGGTCGAAAGATGTCGAAGAATCGGTTTTGAACAGCGATCAGCGCGATATTTTGGTTTGGCGATGGTACCGAGTGGGGGATGCCGAGGCGACCAATCACTATTACATCAAATGGCTGCAATTGTTCAAACGTTTGACGGGTGATGCCTCGCCGGAGCTTATGATATTGTTGTACACCGAAACGCCTCATGGTGATAACCGCTTGGCTCGTGAAAAGCTGATGAATGTCGCGCAGGCTTGTTGCGGTTAAGCTGAGGTTCCCGAAGGAGTTCTCTCGGAACCAACTTCTTAAGTGGAAAAAGCTAAAGCTTTTTCACGCCAATCGCAACTTGGGCGTGCAATGGCTTTAGCTATTGCCGAATATTGCTGGCTTTTACTCTGGTTCCCACGGTCCTCCGTGGGAACCCATGCGGAGCCCGAGCGCAAGTACGGAGCTGTTGCTGACGTGGGCATGCCGGTCTGCATTCCCACGCGAGAGCGTGGGAACGAGGCGTTTCACACTTCGACAAGCTCAGGGCAAACGGAAAAGCCCTTAACTTAATAGCAGTGACGCGGAGCATGGGAACGATGATCCCGGAGTGCGGGAAATTATTCTCAACCAAATCCTAAGTGGAAAAAGCTAAAGCTTTTTCACGCCAATCGCAACTTGGGCGTGCAATGGCTTTAGCTATTGCCGAATATTGCTGGTTTTTTTCGGCAGACTGTTTTACATAAATAGGAAATTTTTAGCGGTACTCCCAAAGAAAAGCGACATTCACTGGAAGCAGTGCCGGCCGCTTGCCAATCCTAGTAATCACTAACCACATAGTAATCATGACGAATTTTGCAGGATGGATGGGCAGCCAACGCCCGCAACGACAGATAGCGTCCATGTTGACCGACATGATGGCGGGGCAAACGGGTTGTCAGGTAGCTGTCGGCGCGCAATTTGGTTTGGCCGCAAAGCATTTTTCCGCGTCGGAAGGCCGACGTTTGTTGCTGGTAGCATTGAAAACCGGCCTGACAAATGAGCGTCAGCGGCAGTTGCTGGCAGCGTATGACAGGCATGGCTTGGAATTCCTGGAACGGGAAAAGCAGCCTGAAGCGCTGATTCTGATCGACAGCGAACGGCAATCCGTCATGATGGCGACCGATCCGATTGGTCTTTGCAATCTGTATTACGCCCGGACCGCCGATGGTTTGGTGTTCGGCTCCAGCGCGGATTTCGTGGTGCGCCACGCGGATGTCGACGATGAAATTTCGCCGCAGAGCGTTTACGACTACGTTTATTACCACCATTGCCCCAGTCCCAATACCATTTACCAGGCGGTTAAAAAACTGGAAGGTGGGCAATGTCTGATCTGGCAAAATGGGCAACTATCGCTGAAGTATTATTGGCAGCCCACTTTTCAAGAGTCCGCATCGATCAACCTGAAACAGGCTGGAGCGGAATTACAAGCGCTCATCATAGATGCCGTCAACGTGATGGCCGAATCGGCGGAGCAAACGGGCGCTTTTCTGAGCGGTGGTCTGGATAGTTCCACTGTTGCCGGGGCGTTAGCCAAGGTTTATCCAGGTCAGGCGAAAACCTTTTCGATAGGCTTTCCGGTCGAGGGCTATAACGAAATCGAATATGCCAATATCGCCGTCAAACATTTCAATACCCGTCAGCACGAATATTATGTGACGCCGGAAGATACCGTCAATGCGGTGTCTTTGATAGCCGCGTATTACGACGAACCATTCGGCAATTCCTCGGCCCTGGCGGCCTATTATTGCGCCAAGCTGGCCAAAGACAATGGCATCAAGCGTTTGTTGGGAGGTGACGGCGGTGATGAAATCTTCGCCGGTAACGAGCGTTACGCCAAACAAATGCTGTTCGAGCATTATCATCGCTTGCCGGGTTTTGCCAAGGTTGCATTGGAATCCGGTTTGAATCATTTACCCGCGGTATTGGCCAAACAAAAAATCCCATTCAAGGCCAGGCGTTATATCGAGCAGGCCAATACCCTCATGCCGGACCGCTTGCAGGATTACAATTTCCTGCACCGCCATGATGTAGCGGATATTTTTCAGGACGATTTTTTAACCAGAATCGATACCGCCGAGCCGTTACGTTTGCTGAAAGAGAGCTACTGGCGGCCGGAACAGGCGAGCACCCTGAATCGCATGCTGTATATGGATTGGAAAACCACTTTGCATGACAACGATTTGGTCAAGGTCAACCGGATGTGCGAACTAGCCGGCGTGGAGGTTGGTTATCCATTGCTCGATCAGCGTATCGTCGATTTGTCCTGCAAAATCCCATCGGCGAGCAAATTGCAAGGGCAGAAACTGCGTTGGTTTTATAAACAGGCGATGGCGGATTTTCTGCCTGAGCCGATTATCAACAAATCCAAACACGGTTTTGGCTTGCCGTTCGGTGTCTGGCTGAAAGATCATCAGCCGCTGAAGGAACTGGCGTATGACGCGATTCATGGCCTGAAAAAGCGCGAATACTTCAAGCCGGCTTTCCTGGATCATGCCATCGACATGCATCAAAGCATACATGCCGCTTATTACGGTGAATTGATCTGGATTTTGATGATGCTGGAACTGTGGTTTGTCGGCAAAGGCCGTTGACAGGCAGTTTTTCCGGCGCCACTCAAAAGGGTTTCAAGACCGCCAGCCAAACGATCGCAAACAAGAATAGCACCGGAATTTCGTTGACCCAACGGAAATAGACGTGGCTGTGCTGGTTGCGGTCGTGTTTGAAATCCAACAGCCATTTGCCGCAGAAAACGTGATACACCGCCAAAACAGCCAGCAGTGCAAATTTGGCATGCAACCAACCCGCGCCGGAGTAAAGTGTCCAGGCATAGTCTTGCAGCATCCAAATGCCAAAGATAAACGTGCAAAGCATGCCGGGCGTCATGATGCCGTAGTACAGCTTGCGTTCCATGACTTTAAAGCGTTCGTTGCTGATGGCATCGTCGCTCATGGCGTGATAGACGAACAAGCGCGGCAGATAAAACAGTCCGGCAAACCAGGTCACCATGAAGATCAAATGAAGTGCTTTTAACCAAAGCATAAAGGCCTCTCTCGTTAGTTGTCAGTTGACAGATCGTGTATGGAATGTGGCAAAAGGGTTTAAATCCATAAGATTAGGATTTTGGCAGAAATAACTTCCGCTTAGGGTTCCATGCTCCGCGTGGGAGACGCTCTAGCTTTCCGAGCCGCCGAGCGGTTCTGGCTGCATTCCCTCGCGGAGTATGGGAACGATGAGCCCGGAGTGCGGGAAGTTATTTTCAACCAAACGCTCATGAACCCCAGCAAATGAAGGTTTTCTGAGCGACGTCCTCGTCGCGGCGAAGGCGTCGCTCCGGCAATGAATCCATAAGATTAGTATTGTTTATGTGAGTTTCGTCATGTCTTGTCGGTTTGTTGGGGAAAAGTTTTTAGGTTAACTGCTATTCTTTCACAGAATTTTCTTCGTGGAGGGATTTGATGCCCCGATTTACTAAAAACTTGTTTCTAGTAGACGCGGCCGAGCCGCGGCCCCATCCGTTCGGGGATGGCGAGCCGTTACTGTTTGCCGGCACGACAATGGATGAGCCTGCCATCCTTGCCGTCTTGACCCATAAAGTCGGCAAAAAACCCAGGGATTTATTCGCTCATGTGCGGCGGATTTATTTTTGCTATCAACAGGCCTTGTCGGAACCACTTTACGCGGCGTTACTGGATTTGCTGATCATACTCGACGGCAAGGGGCGCCAGTTCAGCCAGCGCTTGCTTCAGGGCAGTCGGTCACGGCTCGATGCGGTGCAGTGGTCGCTATGCAAACAGGCGCTGGATTCTCCGGCCAATGTGGCTGGTAATCGTCATTCCCTATTCACGACCGGAACCATAGGTACGCTGCATCTCGTCGAAATCCGGCGGAAACAGCAGGAACGACATGATTATCTGGCTTTGGCTAACGATTACATCGAATACAGTCAGCTGGAAGAAGCCATGGCGGTTTTGGAGCGGGGGCTCGATGAGCAGCCTGGACGCCAAGATTTCCAGGCCGCGCTGCTCGAATTGTATCGATCGACCCTGAGTAGCGAGCGGTTCAGGACAAGGTACGAAGCCATGCAATCCTCTGGTTTGCCGCTCATCGAGGATTGGCGGGCAGTGGCCGATTTTTTTGCTGGGATGACATCATGAAAAAACCAGCGGGTAAGGCACCCTTCAACGTAGCGCTGTATGGCATGGACCCACGCAGTTATAAAACCATGGAGCTCTATTTGAAAGGCCCTTGTCGTGGTATGGCGATCGTTGTCGACCCGGCTGATGCCGACATCGATATCATCGATGCCGACTTTGCAACGGCGGGCGAAATTCTGCAAAAAAGGCGTCAGCAAGCGCCAGGGCGGCCGATTATATTGCTGTCCTTGCAAACGTTGAACCTGGAAAACACCTATTTCGTGCAAAAGCCCGTGAAGGCCGAGCAACTGCTGGCGGTCTTCACTCGCATCAAATCGGCCGACCTTGAAGCCAAAAACAAACCGGTAATGCTTGCAAAGCCAGCCGCAACGACCGTCGCCGAGAGTAAAACCGAACCCGCCGGCGAAGTAATGACATCGCCTCGGCTGGATCAACCAAGGACCCAAAAGCGCGCTTTATTCGAAGACAACGAAGGCGGATATGCGACTTTCCTGGGGACGCTGTCCGGCATTGATTTCGACGATCCAGAGCAACTACGCACCGCCAGTTTCGATCCCAGGCTTTATTTTCTCAGTTATGTGCAATCGGCCTATAGGGTCGCTTGCCATGAAAAGCGGGCGTTGCAGCTCAATTCTGTCTGGAAGCCGGTGCTGATCTTTCCAGATAGCCATCAAGTCTGGCTGGACGCGGATGACAAGCAATTGAGGGCTTTTGCCGGCGTCGAGCAGAATAAGATTTTTGCCGGCAACATTGGCGTGATCCCCATCGAGGCAGAGACGGTCAAGGCCACCAAAGAGCTTGACAAGTTTCAGGACATGGATGCTTTTCTGTGGAAATTGACGATCTGGACTTCCAAGGGGCGCTTCCCGTTCGGGCTGGATTTGAATCATCCGGTGTATTTGAAGCACTGGCCGAATTTCACGCGCTTGTTGCTGACTCCGGATGCCTTGCGCATCGCGGCCTTGTTGGTTCAAGGCCCCAGAACTCCGTTGGACATAATCAAGGTTTTAAACGTCAGTCCGCAGTATGTATTTGCCTTCATCAGCGCTAGCCTCGGTCTAGGCATGTTGGGCAAAAGCGAGCGCAGGGCCGACGAGATCATTGTTGCCGAACCGCCCAAGCATGCTAAGCGACAAGGCTTGCTGGCCAAGATTCTGAATAAATTACGCAGCGATTAAGGGTTAAGAAGTCCCATGAGTCAATATAAAATCATTTTTACCGGCCCGGTTGGCGCCGGCAAAACCACGGCTATCAGCAGTATCAGCGATATGCCGCCGGTCAAGACCGATGCCGCCGCCAGCGACATGACCAAAAATCGC
Proteins encoded:
- a CDS encoding tetratricopeptide repeat protein, with translation MKTNFIGILITLLLFFGLNKSAFPKEPWAEYVVQGSFDPIAAALLVPPFCEGNSGIGIIHKPKDWKKIYGQDFTSINHYCSGKHKIPKCYEYPEKEKKACLSYFLEGTTYAIKHSQNPNYALLPFLHTERGNLLKDIGNYEEAILDFKTAISKNNKFHPAYLGIADTYIKLKDLDEAEKYIQMGLEHNPDKKSLNKKLERIRKLKK
- the xrtA gene encoding exosortase A gives rise to the protein MPNIMKIPEHWQKPLLTLVLVALVCIVAFYHTWVSIVSIWERSETFTHGYLVMPISLWLIWLRREDYRHLHASFSGLALVCLLGCGFLWLVADLVSVLIIQQWAAVGVLVCGFWAVLGNRAAAQMLFPLLFLFLMVPFGEEFIPFLMDYTATFVVTLLRLTGISVYREGTFFTLTSGHWSVVEGCSGLRYLIASFTLGTVYAYLNYSSYKKRAVFMLASFLVPILANGLRAYMIVMIGHLSDMKLATGVDHIIYGWVFFGLVMLLLFYLGSFWQDSAPQAMQGPEAETETTMAISGAGKRWGALLALFMAIAVWPVLAEELHARQAVQAEIPIDVSARLEDVTPSVPDWGWEPNFKGVRAKAGYTVPTADSSVAIYIANFGDESQGGELINSQNYLVPQKHKVWRMIHNANTTVHGPDWSKDVEESVLNSDQRDILVWRWYRVGDAEATNHYYIKWLQLFKRLTGDASPELMILLYTETPHGDNRLAREKLMNVAQACCG
- a CDS encoding ABC transporter ATP-binding protein; amino-acid sequence: MPIIEVNHLTKEYQLGNIKSFKETAFNAVKRLTFQPTQKRERFKALDNVSFSIEQGEVVGVIGHNGAGKSTLLKHLANISKPTSGKVIVRGSVAPLIEVGAGVNPELTGRENIFLNAAILGIPKKIIRQKLDEIIEFSELEQFIDTPVKRYSSGMTVKLGFSIATSMEADILIVDEVLAVGDLAFQRKCFDRMEELIRRQGRTVLLVSHNIRQVERMCSRVILLSHGSILQDGDSHSTCDRFYQISNQTIFDQKIKNKSARIISSGEIQDIQVSILDSHGTSTESIIEGDSLHIKVSFTLNKPLENPEFHIGTHTTDFVYLTGESSAVLGHTQTYNEGKNEIHQIIPNYPLVPGTYGIRFALIDHRGRVVFHGESLKYFNVLAKTDDTPLQDELRLISIAPKWIL
- a CDS encoding ABC transporter permease codes for the protein MFKIAINLYKYRELIAALTWKNIVVRYKQAYLGILWAVLKPVLLTLVFTLVKSFVGIETDNFPYPLITFAALMPWVFFQESVSEGVNSVTSNASLIKKIYFPREVFPLTAMVTKLVELFISFGILAAMMFYYKVMPSIYALWLPAFILYAMVVALTISFFGAAMNVYYRDIGQAIPIAMSLLMYATPVIYPLSLVQKKLLVEQAAGIWSEKLYTLYTLNPLVGIIDGFQRTLIKGIMPDFHALYPGLILTLCILPFSYWFFKRAESWFADVI
- a CDS encoding glycosyltransferase family 2 protein, whose amino-acid sequence is MKISAVIPAYNSAKFISAAVDSIHAQTTPIDEIIIIDDGSTDNTEQIVATLPGNIIYHKQVNQGPSAARNKGIELATGDWIALLDADDQWTPEKTSKQLKALETTPALHFIFGDEAEIDTNGSTLTPSSLDKHNLLKDLQKISGQPLPNALAALVHKNFVPTSSAFFRRSTALEAGLFNSDIRFGEDLELWAKFAANHPIACVTDALILRRKHSESATTATERMLAELPKVMASIRKHTKTQLLEQNIDPDKIVAESYWTLGYWYFANGDQNKARHAFRQSLKEQLNPKSLAYLVACFLPLHLIKKIREIKQKFTNH
- a CDS encoding glycosyltransferase family 4 protein; this translates as MSMESKNHPKRIIFVENGIGYGGAIICLRHLVRNLDRSKYLPMVVTGRTSPQYEEIAGEAIWKHIPDRLIDIVGLQTWLASQTWPDKLPLLRIASQQILARLDDACNFLPFFLRLLWTAWRFKADLIHANNEPLCNRAALLVAKCLRIPSVCHVRGDQKGSRLMRWAYSLPDHFISVSNWVAESMQQKLNIPPEKISVVYDGIALDKLDTQADGQKFRKHFNIPDGGFAVGLVGLLIPWKGQNLFIDAAKILKDKIINLEMIIIGGTPEECGEYERQLKLRVAREGLSDKIKFTGHIDEMQQVYNGLNIVVSASISPEPLGTVVIESMTMGRPLIAPNHGGASEMITDHETGLLFTPGDADSLAQSILAFHESHALRQQLGQNARKKALQTFSVETHTKAIEAIYRNLLAKTACSIN